From Cecembia calidifontis, one genomic window encodes:
- a CDS encoding lactate utilization protein B, whose protein sequence is MSHPAKASEFLQDAAKAKWHDETLWFVRDKRDTISKTIPEWEQLRDLASQIKDNVLANLDQYLIQFEEKAKANGIQVHWARDAEEHNQIVLGILQRHQCKAIVKSKSILTEECHLNPYLEKNGIEVVDTDLGERIVQFLNQPPSHIVLPAIHLKKKDISELFHEKLHTEKGNEDPAYLTHAARLHLREKFLGAKVAITGVNFGVAETGEFVVCTNEGNADMGVHLAVVHIACMGIEKIIPRRKDLGVFLRLLARSATGQPITNYNSHFRSPASGKEIHIVLVDNGRTDQLGREKFKNSLKCIRCGACMNTCPIYRRSGGYSYGSVVPGPIGSILSPGLDVKKYSTLPFASTLCGSCTDVCPVKINIHEQLYEWRQEITKSQGTNAKSISMKIANGIFAVPFAYKVTGSMMRGALKFLPDSITYSGLNTWGKQRDLPETPKETFKDWYKKNRS, encoded by the coding sequence ATGAGCCACCCAGCCAAAGCATCGGAATTTTTACAGGACGCTGCCAAAGCCAAATGGCATGATGAAACGCTTTGGTTTGTCCGGGACAAACGGGATACCATCAGCAAGACCATCCCTGAATGGGAGCAATTAAGAGACCTGGCTTCTCAGATTAAAGACAATGTGCTGGCCAATCTCGACCAATACCTCATCCAATTTGAAGAAAAGGCCAAAGCCAATGGCATACAGGTGCATTGGGCCAGGGATGCAGAAGAACACAACCAAATTGTACTCGGTATCCTACAAAGGCATCAATGCAAGGCCATTGTCAAAAGCAAATCCATACTCACGGAAGAATGTCACCTGAATCCCTACTTGGAAAAAAACGGAATTGAAGTGGTGGACACAGATTTAGGGGAACGCATTGTACAATTCTTAAACCAACCACCCAGCCATATTGTCCTTCCTGCAATCCACTTGAAGAAAAAAGATATTTCTGAGCTTTTTCATGAAAAACTGCATACCGAAAAAGGCAATGAAGATCCGGCTTACCTCACCCATGCGGCCCGCTTGCATTTGAGGGAAAAGTTCCTGGGCGCCAAAGTAGCCATTACGGGCGTGAATTTTGGTGTTGCGGAAACCGGTGAATTTGTGGTCTGTACGAATGAAGGCAATGCCGATATGGGTGTGCATTTGGCCGTTGTACACATCGCCTGTATGGGCATAGAGAAAATCATTCCGAGAAGAAAGGATCTGGGCGTATTTCTACGTCTCTTGGCCCGTTCAGCTACCGGGCAACCCATTACCAATTACAACTCCCACTTCCGCTCGCCTGCTTCGGGTAAGGAAATCCATATCGTCTTGGTGGACAATGGGCGCACAGACCAATTGGGCCGTGAAAAATTCAAAAATTCCCTCAAATGCATCCGTTGCGGCGCTTGTATGAATACCTGTCCCATTTACAGAAGAAGTGGAGGTTACAGTTATGGTTCAGTTGTTCCAGGCCCTATAGGTTCCATTCTATCGCCAGGCCTGGATGTCAAAAAATACAGTACCCTTCCCTTTGCCTCTACCCTCTGTGGTTCCTGCACGGATGTCTGCCCGGTAAAAATCAATATCCATGAGCAACTCTACGAATGGAGGCAGGAAATCACCAAATCTCAGGGCACCAATGCGAAAAGCATTTCCATGAAAATCGCCAATGGGATCTTTGCCGTACCATTTGCCTATAAAGTAACAGGTTCCATGATGCGGGGCGCATTAAAATTCCTGCCTGACAGCATCACCTATTCCGGTCTGAATACCTGGGGAAAACAAAGAGACCTGCCCGAAACACCCAAAGAAACTTTCAAAGACTGGTACAAAAAGAACAGGTCATGA
- a CDS encoding DUF4221 family protein — translation MKFFKSLSLFTLWILVWACSGPSGSIDISTKYSLDTLLIDSGASIINLEENLAYSGLSMDGKKLFHFDPNSLTLQVINLENAKLEKEIVFEKEGPDGIGDWFIGFKVWDDSTFFLQGDNRFYKIDLGGNLKEKIGVDHLFYIQEELTKSFCHTGFSVLQNKIYNVITTFGTPEFELLIYDFKEDAYQLKVIPGSENLKSSTVITYFGKSSFTYVTGFSIVDFSDGFILHNRSYPQIAFYRIDSDSIQLINPASSFYQDVPKVDKVKEVHSEKESDEFKKELEKRMSFLIPLWDEKNQKIYRWGYKLSSTNTNIENPEYDNYLFVMDIELNIVEEFQIPEVRMKPYRIFLVDNQIFLYHNFEDELGFIRVGFIKR, via the coding sequence ATGAAATTTTTCAAAAGTCTTTCCCTTTTTACTTTATGGATTTTGGTCTGGGCTTGTTCAGGTCCTTCAGGTAGTATAGATATTTCCACAAAGTATTCTTTAGACACTTTATTGATTGATTCCGGCGCTTCAATAATTAATCTGGAAGAAAATTTGGCTTATTCAGGTCTTTCCATGGATGGGAAAAAGTTGTTTCACTTTGATCCTAATAGTTTGACACTTCAGGTGATCAACTTGGAAAATGCCAAACTGGAAAAGGAGATTGTTTTTGAGAAAGAAGGCCCTGATGGGATTGGAGATTGGTTTATAGGATTTAAAGTTTGGGATGATTCTACATTTTTTCTTCAAGGTGATAATAGGTTTTACAAGATTGACTTAGGTGGTAATCTAAAAGAAAAAATAGGGGTAGACCATTTGTTTTATATTCAAGAAGAATTGACAAAAAGTTTTTGCCACACAGGTTTTAGCGTACTTCAGAATAAAATTTATAACGTCATTACAACTTTTGGAACACCTGAATTCGAATTGCTGATATATGATTTTAAAGAAGATGCTTATCAATTAAAAGTTATTCCGGGATCTGAAAATCTCAAAAGTAGTACTGTGATTACCTACTTTGGAAAATCAAGTTTTACCTATGTTACAGGATTTTCGATTGTGGATTTTTCAGATGGTTTTATTTTGCACAATCGCTCTTATCCGCAAATAGCTTTTTATAGGATTGATTCAGATTCAATTCAACTTATCAACCCGGCATCAAGCTTCTATCAAGATGTCCCAAAAGTGGACAAAGTCAAGGAAGTGCATAGTGAAAAGGAATCCGATGAATTTAAGAAGGAACTTGAAAAAAGAATGTCATTCCTTATTCCACTTTGGGATGAGAAAAACCAGAAAATTTATAGATGGGGGTATAAGCTATCTTCAACAAATACTAATATAGAGAACCCCGAATATGACAATTACCTTTTTGTGATGGACATAGAATTAAATATTGTAGAGGAATTTCAGATTCCCGAAGTCCGAATGAAGCCCTACCGGATTTTCTTAGTTGACAATCAGATTTTTCTCTACCATAATTTTGAGGATGAGCTTGGGTTTATTCGAGTTGGATTTATTAAAAGGTGA
- a CDS encoding (Fe-S)-binding protein, whose amino-acid sequence MPLNKKIGLFIPCYVDQFYPNVAIATLELLEKLGCQASYPMGQTCCGQPMANAGYERDTVGTTKHFVETFRDYDYIVAPSGSCVLHIKDHAPPIPGMEKEQEILHHKIFELTEFLTDILKVENLQGSFPHKVGFHASCHGHRGLRLGSSSERNEPFFSKAKQLLDQIEGLEWVELTRKDECCGFGGTFAVTEEALSVQMGKDRLQDHLSHGVEILTGGDMSCIMHLEGIAKRNQQPLKFMHIAEILNQALS is encoded by the coding sequence ATGCCTTTAAATAAGAAGATTGGTTTATTCATCCCCTGTTACGTCGATCAGTTCTACCCCAACGTAGCCATTGCCACTTTGGAATTGTTGGAGAAACTGGGTTGCCAGGCCAGCTATCCCATGGGGCAGACCTGCTGTGGACAGCCCATGGCCAATGCAGGTTATGAAAGGGATACTGTTGGTACCACCAAGCACTTTGTGGAAACTTTCAGGGATTATGACTACATCGTCGCCCCCTCCGGGAGTTGTGTCCTGCATATCAAAGACCATGCACCTCCTATACCCGGAATGGAAAAAGAACAGGAAATCCTCCACCATAAAATCTTCGAGCTGACTGAATTTCTCACTGATATCTTGAAAGTGGAAAATCTCCAAGGGTCCTTCCCTCACAAAGTGGGTTTCCATGCCTCCTGCCACGGGCATAGGGGCTTGAGGTTGGGTTCAAGTTCAGAGCGAAACGAACCTTTCTTCAGCAAAGCCAAGCAGCTGCTAGATCAAATAGAGGGTCTGGAATGGGTGGAATTGACCCGGAAAGACGAGTGCTGCGGATTTGGGGGTACTTTTGCCGTCACCGAAGAAGCCCTGTCTGTCCAAATGGGCAAAGACCGATTGCAGGATCACTTATCACATGGTGTGGAAATTCTCACCGGCGGAGATATGTCCTGCATCATGCACTTGGAGGGCATTGCAAAAAGAAATCAGCAACCTTTGAAATTTATGCATATCGCAGAAATCCTAAACCAAGCCCTCTCATGA
- a CDS encoding transmembrane 220 family protein — protein MKTFTKYFFIFWFFAFLLFAYWQLNDPDPEIWIPVYLVAALFSALAVKGKHPLIPLGIVIAACIVGAIYFYPESVSDWVNYELAQKDLSMKTQESEEARETFGLLIIAVVMSVSAFVGWRKNQPQKNP, from the coding sequence ATGAAAACCTTCACCAAATACTTCTTCATTTTTTGGTTTTTTGCCTTCCTGCTGTTTGCTTACTGGCAACTGAATGACCCAGATCCGGAAATATGGATTCCTGTTTACCTGGTAGCAGCCCTTTTTTCTGCATTAGCTGTCAAAGGAAAACATCCTTTGATTCCATTGGGCATTGTGATTGCAGCCTGCATAGTCGGGGCCATCTATTTCTACCCCGAATCGGTAAGTGATTGGGTCAACTATGAATTGGCCCAAAAAGACCTTAGTATGAAAACCCAAGAATCAGAAGAAGCAAGGGAGACTTTTGGTCTTTTGATCATTGCAGTGGTCATGTCCGTATCGGCATTTGTCGGATGGAGAAAAAATCAACCCCAGAAAAACCCATGA
- the rhaM gene encoding L-rhamnose mutarotase has product MKLLPGMEEEYQRRHDAIWPELKQLLLDSGIIEYHIFLDRETYTLFAFQKLDGEQNSQELGKNPLVQKWWAYMADIMETHPDNAPISQELKEVFKL; this is encoded by the coding sequence ATGAAACTCCTTCCAGGAATGGAGGAAGAATACCAAAGAAGACATGATGCCATCTGGCCGGAACTCAAACAACTGCTTTTAGATTCAGGCATTATTGAGTACCATATTTTTCTGGACAGGGAAACCTACACTTTGTTTGCCTTCCAAAAGCTGGATGGTGAACAAAATTCCCAAGAATTAGGCAAAAATCCGCTCGTGCAAAAATGGTGGGCCTATATGGCTGATATCATGGAAACCCATCCAGACAATGCACCTATTAGTCAGGAATTAAAGGAAGTTTTTAAACTCTAA
- a CDS encoding NIPSNAP family protein: MKKILLLLTVFLNLFQVTHAQDTRYFEMRIYTAHEGKRNDLIKRFQDHTLKLFEKNGIENVAYFIPTDENNNTLTFILAYPDQASRDILWNKFANDPEWQAAYKASEANGPLVAKVEQVFMQIAPELNPEIIRWQHQGKRIFELRTYYMYPGKTENINARFRDYTRELFQKHGMTNVMYWYTVEKDGSQPKLVYLLAHKSEKAAKKSFDKFRKDPVWIMVRDKSEETGPIVEKLTSVYLKPLPFSPIK, translated from the coding sequence ATGAAAAAGATACTCCTCCTTTTAACAGTTTTCCTAAACCTCTTTCAGGTAACACATGCCCAAGATACCCGGTATTTCGAAATGCGTATTTATACCGCCCATGAAGGGAAAAGGAATGACCTCATCAAGCGGTTTCAGGATCACACTTTGAAACTTTTTGAAAAGAACGGCATTGAAAATGTCGCCTATTTTATTCCTACTGATGAAAACAACAACACCCTTACCTTTATTCTGGCTTATCCTGATCAGGCTTCAAGGGACATCTTATGGAATAAATTTGCCAATGACCCGGAATGGCAGGCCGCATATAAGGCCTCCGAAGCCAACGGTCCATTGGTAGCCAAGGTAGAACAGGTTTTTATGCAGATAGCCCCGGAACTGAACCCTGAAATCATCCGTTGGCAACATCAGGGAAAAAGAATTTTCGAACTACGGACATACTATATGTATCCCGGAAAAACTGAAAATATCAATGCAAGATTTAGGGATTATACCAGAGAACTGTTTCAAAAGCATGGCATGACCAATGTGATGTATTGGTATACAGTTGAGAAAGATGGATCACAACCCAAATTGGTTTACTTACTGGCCCATAAGAGCGAAAAAGCTGCCAAAAAATCATTTGATAAATTCCGCAAAGACCCTGTTTGGATCATGGTCAGGGACAAATCAGAAGAAACAGGCCCGATCGTAGAAAAATTAACCTCCGTTTATCTCAAGCCCCTCCCCTTTTCCCCAATCAAATAA
- a CDS encoding LutC/YkgG family protein, with product MSSREHILAKIKSIPRESKLLPDIPDFHFTENIPSRFIQSIESNKGEVITESGLKAFLETNRFEKIISLVSGMENLSTQLLPSDAHELNELEIAIIQGQFGVAENGAIWLTDENLGLRALPFITEHLVIVMDEKSLVSNMHEAYQRIGAQHSGFGLFIAGPSKTADIEQSLVIGAHGAKSLRVVLK from the coding sequence ATGAGCAGCAGAGAACACATTTTAGCCAAAATCAAGTCCATACCGAGAGAAAGCAAACTGCTTCCTGATATTCCGGATTTCCATTTCACAGAAAATATACCTTCCCGCTTTATCCAATCCATTGAGAGCAATAAAGGAGAAGTAATTACGGAGTCCGGATTGAAAGCATTTTTGGAAACAAACCGCTTTGAAAAAATCATCAGTCTGGTTTCCGGAATGGAAAACCTTTCCACCCAGCTCTTACCAAGCGATGCCCATGAATTGAATGAGCTTGAAATTGCCATCATCCAAGGTCAATTTGGGGTAGCAGAAAACGGGGCAATCTGGTTGACCGATGAAAATTTAGGCTTACGGGCTTTACCCTTTATCACCGAGCATTTGGTGATTGTAATGGATGAAAAATCCCTGGTTTCCAATATGCACGAAGCTTATCAAAGAATTGGAGCCCAGCATTCAGGCTTTGGGCTTTTTATTGCCGGCCCTTCCAAGACAGCAGATATTGAACAGTCCTTGGTGATCGGGGCCCATGGTGCGAAGAGTTTAAGGGTGGTGTTGAAATAG
- a CDS encoding IS4 family transposase has protein sequence MSNITLFSQIIKKIERSIFKKLVEEKQTDKGCKGFDSWTHLVSMLFCHFAKSTSVRDISNGLRSATGNLNHLGIAKAPSKSSISYQNKRRDSDLFKELYYELLKHLGQQASLSRVKLRIKAPVYLLDSTVVSLCLSMFDWATFRTKKGAVKMHTLLDYDGKLPVYVNITEGSMADNKGAYDIPLEKGSVIVADRYYNDFPMLNIWDSKGVFFVIRHKDNLKFSTINERRLPENTAQEVLIDEEIELVNPQSKVKYPGKLRRVAVWDEKNRQTVELITNNFKWSAKTIGDLYRCRWEIEIFFRDIKQLLHIKTFIGTSKNAVMIQIWTALITILLLKVMKATAKFGWHLSNLVAFIRLNIFVKIELQKWLDKPFEDHEKPPQKSQQGVLFPDYR, from the coding sequence ATGAGTAATATTACATTGTTTTCTCAGATTATTAAAAAAATCGAGCGTTCAATTTTCAAGAAACTGGTTGAAGAGAAGCAAACGGACAAGGGCTGCAAAGGCTTTGACAGCTGGACGCATTTGGTTTCCATGCTTTTTTGCCATTTTGCCAAAAGTACTTCTGTAAGGGATATTTCAAACGGCCTGCGTTCGGCCACGGGGAACCTCAACCATCTGGGGATTGCCAAGGCACCATCCAAGTCCAGTATCAGTTATCAGAACAAGCGCAGGGACTCTGACCTGTTCAAGGAGCTGTATTACGAGCTTCTGAAGCATTTAGGACAGCAGGCGTCCCTGAGCAGGGTAAAACTACGGATCAAGGCTCCCGTCTATCTGCTCGACTCCACGGTGGTAAGTCTTTGCCTTTCGATGTTTGACTGGGCAACCTTCAGGACCAAAAAGGGTGCTGTAAAGATGCATACGCTTCTGGACTATGACGGGAAACTCCCTGTTTATGTGAATATTACAGAAGGAAGTATGGCAGACAATAAAGGCGCTTATGATATTCCTTTGGAGAAAGGATCCGTTATAGTGGCGGACCGCTATTACAATGACTTTCCGATGCTCAACATTTGGGACAGCAAGGGGGTCTTTTTCGTCATAAGGCACAAGGATAACCTTAAGTTCAGCACAATCAATGAACGTCGACTCCCTGAAAATACTGCACAGGAAGTACTGATAGACGAAGAAATTGAACTGGTAAACCCGCAGTCAAAAGTGAAGTACCCCGGAAAACTCAGAAGAGTGGCTGTATGGGACGAAAAAAACCGACAGACCGTCGAACTGATTACCAATAACTTCAAATGGTCAGCAAAGACAATCGGTGATCTTTACCGGTGCCGATGGGAGATTGAGATCTTCTTCAGGGACATCAAGCAGTTACTCCATATCAAAACCTTTATCGGAACATCGAAAAATGCCGTGATGATCCAGATATGGACCGCGCTGATCACCATTCTGCTCCTAAAAGTGATGAAGGCAACCGCTAAATTCGGATGGCATCTGTCCAATCTGGTTGCATTTATCAGACTGAACATATTCGTTAAAATAGAGCTGCAAAAGTGGCTGGACAAACCCTTTGAAGACCATGAAAAACCTCCTCAAAAAAGCCAACAGGGGGTTCTATTTCCGGATTACAGATAA
- a CDS encoding IS4 family transposase encodes MSNITLFSQIIKKIERSIFKKLVEEKQTDKGCKGFDSWTHLVSMLFCHFAKSTSVRDISNGLRSATGNLNHLGIAKAPSKSSISYQNKRRDSDLFKELYYGLLKHLGQQASLSRVKLRIKAPVYLLDSTVVSLCLSMFDWATFRTKKGAVKMHTLLDYDGKLPVYVNITEGSMADNKGAYDIPLEKGSVIVADRYYNDFPMLNIWDSKGVFFVIRHKDNLKFSTINERRLPENTAQEVLIDEEIELVNPQSKVKYPGKLRRVAVWDEKNRQTVELITNNFKWSAKTIGDLYRCRWEIEIFFRDIKQLLHIKTFIGTSKNAVMIQIWTALITILLLKVMKATAKFGWHLSNLVAFIRLNIFVKIELQKWLDKPFEDHEKPPQKSQQGVLFPDYR; translated from the coding sequence ATGAGTAATATTACATTGTTTTCTCAGATTATTAAAAAAATCGAGCGTTCAATTTTCAAGAAACTGGTTGAAGAGAAGCAAACGGACAAGGGCTGCAAAGGCTTTGACAGCTGGACGCATTTGGTTTCCATGCTTTTTTGCCATTTTGCCAAAAGTACTTCTGTAAGGGATATTTCAAACGGCCTGCGTTCGGCCACGGGGAACCTCAACCATCTGGGGATTGCCAAGGCACCATCCAAGTCCAGTATCAGTTATCAGAACAAGCGCAGGGACTCTGACCTGTTCAAGGAGCTGTATTACGGGCTTCTGAAGCATTTAGGACAGCAGGCGTCCCTGAGCAGGGTAAAACTACGGATCAAGGCTCCCGTCTATCTGCTCGACTCCACGGTGGTAAGTCTTTGCCTTTCGATGTTTGACTGGGCAACCTTCAGGACCAAAAAGGGTGCTGTAAAGATGCATACGCTTCTGGACTATGACGGGAAACTCCCTGTTTATGTGAATATTACAGAAGGAAGTATGGCAGACAATAAAGGCGCTTATGATATTCCTTTGGAGAAAGGATCCGTTATAGTGGCGGACCGCTATTACAATGACTTTCCGATGCTCAACATTTGGGACAGCAAGGGGGTCTTTTTCGTCATAAGGCACAAGGATAACCTTAAGTTCAGCACAATCAATGAACGTCGACTCCCTGAAAATACTGCACAGGAAGTACTGATAGACGAAGAAATTGAACTGGTAAACCCGCAGTCAAAAGTGAAGTACCCCGGAAAACTCAGAAGAGTGGCTGTATGGGACGAAAAAAACCGACAGACCGTCGAACTGATTACCAATAACTTCAAATGGTCAGCAAAGACAATCGGTGATCTTTACCGGTGCCGATGGGAGATTGAGATCTTCTTCAGGGACATCAAGCAGTTACTCCATATCAAAACCTTTATCGGAACATCGAAAAATGCCGTGATGATCCAGATATGGACCGCGCTGATCACCATTCTGCTCCTAAAAGTGATGAAGGCAACCGCTAAATTCGGATGGCATCTGTCCAATCTGGTTGCATTTATCAGACTGAACATATTCGTTAAAATAGAGCTGCAAAAGTGGCTGGACAAACCCTTTGAAGACCATGAAAAACCTCCTCAAAAAAGCCAACAGGGGGTTCTATTTCCGGATTACAGATAA
- a CDS encoding ATP-binding protein has product MKRKLIKSLIKWRNSPKRKPLVIRGARQVGKTWLMKSFGAQHYQQVAYINFESSQTMKQVFEQDFDTDRLLMAIQIETGIKIDPENTLVILDEIQESKGALTSLKYFQENAAEYHIMAAGSLLGVALHEGTSFPVGKVEFLDLYPLDFEEFLVANGEEVLNNLLLSQDWDMIKPFSQKLKNLLKQYYFIGGMPEVVQLFLETQDFEAVRSAQIRILDAYQQDFSKHAPFEIVPRIRMVWNAIPSQLSKENRKFIYGQIKKGARAKDFEMALAWLVDCGLVHKVNRVSKAGIPLKGYEDFGAFKLFLLDVGLMGAMVEIDAITILEKNQLFTEFKGAITEQFVLQQLIASGLRPYYWSADNATAEIDFLIQLQGKIIPIEVKAEENLKAKSLKVFVEKYKTETNIRTSLSDYRKEDWLVNIPLYGIHTIR; this is encoded by the coding sequence ATGAAAAGAAAGTTAATCAAATCACTGATCAAATGGAGAAACTCCCCAAAAAGAAAACCTTTGGTCATCCGTGGGGCAAGACAGGTAGGAAAAACTTGGTTGATGAAGTCCTTTGGTGCGCAACACTATCAACAAGTAGCCTACATCAATTTTGAGAGCAGTCAGACAATGAAGCAGGTTTTTGAACAGGATTTTGATACTGACCGCTTATTAATGGCCATTCAGATTGAAACTGGGATTAAGATTGATCCAGAAAATACCTTGGTGATTCTGGATGAAATACAAGAGTCCAAAGGAGCACTGACTTCTTTGAAGTATTTTCAAGAAAATGCAGCAGAATACCATATCATGGCAGCAGGTTCTCTCCTGGGTGTCGCTTTACATGAAGGCACTTCTTTTCCGGTAGGAAAGGTGGAATTTCTGGATTTGTATCCTTTGGATTTTGAAGAATTTTTGGTGGCAAATGGAGAAGAAGTGCTAAACAATCTGCTACTATCACAGGACTGGGATATGATCAAACCTTTCTCTCAGAAACTTAAAAACTTACTTAAACAATATTATTTCATCGGCGGCATGCCAGAGGTTGTTCAACTATTTTTGGAAACACAGGACTTTGAAGCAGTCAGGAGCGCCCAGATCAGAATCTTAGATGCATATCAGCAGGATTTTTCGAAACACGCTCCATTCGAAATTGTTCCTAGAATCAGGATGGTCTGGAATGCCATTCCTTCCCAGCTTAGTAAAGAGAACAGAAAGTTTATTTATGGCCAGATAAAAAAGGGGGCAAGGGCCAAAGATTTTGAAATGGCCTTGGCTTGGTTGGTGGATTGTGGATTGGTACACAAGGTTAACAGGGTTTCAAAAGCAGGAATTCCTCTCAAAGGCTACGAGGATTTTGGTGCTTTTAAGCTTTTTCTTTTGGACGTTGGACTAATGGGGGCTATGGTTGAGATAGATGCCATCACCATTTTGGAAAAGAATCAACTATTTACGGAATTTAAAGGAGCTATTACCGAACAATTTGTGCTTCAGCAATTGATAGCTTCCGGTTTGAGACCATACTATTGGTCGGCAGATAATGCTACAGCAGAGATTGATTTTCTCATCCAACTTCAGGGAAAAATCATCCCGATTGAGGTAAAGGCAGAAGAAAATCTGAAAGCCAAAAGTTTAAAGGTATTTGTTGAAAAGTACAAAACCGAAACAAATATCAGGACTTCGCTATCGGATTACAGAAAAGAGGATTGGCTTGTAAATATTCCATTGTATGGAATCCATACTATCCGCTAA